In Gammaproteobacteria bacterium, the DNA window AAGGCGTTAGAAGAGCTTCCTTTCACGATGAGGGGTTTTAGGGGAGAGTCGTGATTCTCTGCCCTAAATATATCAAAGGAAGCATCTCCCGCTTTTAAAATCAACACCCCTGAACAATGCATTGAGAGACAAAAAAACACCCAAAATCCTTAAGCGGGAGATGCTATTAATGAGCACGCGTATCATCGGAGCGTTTTGGTTTCTTACGTGATTTTGATTTTGCAACAACAACTTCCAGCGGAACTTCAGCCGCAGCAGTTAAAGGCTGTGGTTGATAAGTCAATGCCACTTCCAAGACCTGATCAATCCATCGAACAGGGATAATCTCCAATCCGTGCGTAATATTTTTTGGAATCTCTTTTAATTCAGGCTGATTTTCAAATGGAATTAAAACTTTCTTAATACGGCCACGATGCGCAGCAATTAATTTTTCCTTTAATCCACCGATCGGTAAAACTTCACCGCGCAGTGTAATTTCACCCGTCATCGCAACATCGGCGCGCACAGGAATCTTTGTAATCGCAGACACAATAGTTGTCACCATACCAACACCTGCGCTCGGACCGTCTTTAGGTGTTGCACCTTCAGGAACATGTATATGAATATCATTTTCCTGGAAAAATTTATCTGGAATTCCAAGCACATGTGCACGTGAACGCACCACTGTCATTGCTGCTTGAATAGATTCTTGCATCACATCACCCAAACGGCCTGTAATCGTCGTTTTACCTTTTCCAGGCATTACAGCAGACTCAATCTTAAGCAACTCTCCGCCTACTTCAGTCCAAGCCAAACCAGTAACCTGACCCACTTGATTTTGTTCTTCAGCAGAACCATAACGGAATTTTTTCACACCCAAATATTTTTCAATATTGCGACCCGTAATAATAGCTTTCTTTGATTTACCTTTTTTATTCTTGAAATAAAGCTCTTTTACAACTTTACGACAGATCTTTGCAATATCACGTTCTAAATTACGTACACCCGCTTCACGAGTATAATGCCGAATAATTTCGAGAATACCACTTTCTGTTATACTGATTTCTTCAGGTTTTAATCCGGCTTGCTCAAATTGTTTAGTCACAAGATAACGTAATGCAATATTAAGTTTTTCATCTTCAGTGTAACCCGCCAAACGAATTACTTCCATACGATCTAATAATGCAGGAGGAATATTGAGTGAATTCGATGTTGCAATAAACATCACATCAGATAAATCATAGTCAACCTCTAAATAATGATCATTGAATGCATGATTTTGTTCAGGATCTAACACCTCCAATAATGCCGATGCAGGATCACCTCTAAAATCCATCGCCATTTTGTCGACTTCATCCAACATAAATAAAGGATTACGCACTTTTACTTTGGCCAATTTTTGAATGATTTTACCTGGGAGTGATCCAATATAAGTACGTCGGTGACCACGAATTTCAGCTTCATCTCGAATTCCACCTAGAGAAATACGCACAAACTCTCGACCCGTTGCCCGAGCAATAGACTCACCGAGCGATGTTTTACCAACACCAGGAGGTCCTACCAAGCATAAAATCGGTCCTTTCACTTTCTTCGCACGTTGCTGGACAGCTAAAAATTCAATAATCCGCTCTTTAACACGCTCTAAACCAAAATGATCATGTTCTAACACCGCCTCAGCTTTTGATAAATCTGAACTAACAGTGGTTTTTTTCTTCCAAGGCACTGATAACAGCCAATCGAGATAATTTCGAGAAACCGTTGCCTCAGCCGACATTAGTGGCATCATCTTTAATTTAGTCAATTCGGCCATCGCTTTCGTTTTAGCTTCTTGCGTCATACCTGCTTTATTAATCTTATCTTCCAACTGCTCTAATTCAGTCATGCCAGTTGATTCGTCAATTTCACCCAATTCTTTTTGAATCGCTTTCATTTTTTCATTGAGATAATATTCACGCTGACTCTTTTCCATTTGAGATTTAACGCGTTTTTGTACACGTTTATCGAGTCGCATTTTATCAATTTCAGCTTCGAAATGAACAAGGACTAATTCTAATCGCGAACGAATATCCCGAGCTTCCAAAATCAGTTGTTTGTCATGTAAACTTAATGGAACATGAGCGGCAATTGTGTCCGCCAATCGAGCAGGATTTTCAATGCCTGCTAATGAATTAAGAATTTCTGGTGGAATACGCTTATTTATTTTCACGTATTCTTCAAAACACGTCAACAGCGAACGAATAATAATCGATAAATCTTCTTCGGGCTCTATCACTTCATGTACAAAAGATATTTCTGCGGTTGAATAATCAGTGCCTTCAGTAAAACTGACAACATCAGCACGTTGATTTCCTTCTACCAATACTTTAACCGTTCCATCGGGTAATTTTAGCATTTGCAGAACAGTCGATAAGGTTCCGACCTGGTACATATCCTGTGTTTTAGGATCGTTAATACCACCTTCTTTTTGAGCAACTAAGAAAATCTGCTTATCACCTTCCATAGCCGCATCAAGTGCCTTAATGGATTTTTCTCGACCCACGAATAGTGGTATCACCATGTGCGGATATACAACCACATCACGCAAAGGTAATACAGGATAAATCATAGCTTTAGTTGTAGGCATATTAACGCTCTCCCTTTCTAGCAGATTTCGGTACCGCAGCTTCACTCACAGTGGCTTTCTCTTGAGTTTTTGAACTGACTTCACCATCACCGGCATAAATTAATAAAGGTTCACTCTTTCCTTGAATGACTGACGCATCAATCACTACTTTACTGAGATTTTCAATTGAAGGTAATTCATACATGGTATTTAACAAAACATGTTCTAAAATCGAACGAAGTCCACGCGCCCCCGATTTACGTGCCATCGATCGTTTAGCGACTTCACGCAATGCATCGGGACGAAATTCTAATTCGACATTTTCCATACCAAATAATTTTGCATATTGCTTTGTCAATGCATTTCGTGGTTCTGTTAAAATTGACATTAATGCATTTTCATCCAACTCATCCAGCACTGCAATTACTGGTAATCGACCAATAAATTCAGGAATTAATCCAAAACGAATTAAATCTTCTGGCTCAACGAGCTTCATTAATTCACTAAATATTTTTTGATCTTTTTGACTATGCACATTTGCAGAGAATCCTATTCCACTTTTTTCTGTGCGCTGACGAATAACTTTATCTAAGTCAGAAAATGCGCCGCCACAAATAAATAAAATATTCGATGTATTGACATGCAAAAATTCTTGTTGAGGATGTTTACGCCCACCTTGTGGCGGAATACTCGCAACAGTGCCTTCGATTAATTTTAACAACGCTTGCTGAACACCTTCTCCAGAAACATCACGTGTAATCGAAGGATTTTCAGATTTGCGAGAAATCTTATCGATTTCATCGATGTATACAATTCCACTCTGCGCTTTTTCAACGCTATAATCGCAATTTTGCAATAATTTTTGAATAATATTTTCAACGTCTTCACCCACATAACCCGCTTCAGTAAGCGTGGTCGCATCAGCAATTGTGAAAGGTACATCAAGAATTTTAGCTAAGGTTTGAGCCAATAACGTTTTACCAGACCCTGTTGGACCAATGAGCAGAATATTACTTTTCCCAAGCTCAACTTCATTATTACCAGGATCACTGTACAGACGCTTATAATGATTGTAGACAGCAACAGATAAAGCCTTTTTGGCGAAATCTTGACCGATCACGTATTCGTCTAAAGCGGTTTTAATTTCAGTTGGAGTGGGCAGTTTTGTATCAGCCTTAACCTCAGAGATGCTTCCAGCCTCTTCACGAATAATATCATTGCATAAAGCTACACATTCATCACAGACAAAAACGCCTGGTCCGGCAATCAATTTTCGCACATCATGCTGGCTTTTATTACAAAAAGAACAGTACATGCCCTTCATTTCTTCACTCATTTGTTACCCCTCTAGTATCTTATATATGGACTATTTCCCATATTTCAATTATAGCGCGAATATCCGAATTTGTCTGAGAAAGACGGATGGCGAGTGGATTGATCAGAAAAAGCGAAATCAGGCAATTTCTACCTTTGGAAGCATAATACCCGCATCAGCACGCGTGGCAATAATGGCATCGACAAGACCATACGAAACGGCGTGCTCTGCCGACATGTAATGATCTCGATTGAGATCTTTTTCAATGATATCAGGTGACTTACCAGTATG includes these proteins:
- the clpX gene encoding ATP-dependent protease ATP-binding subunit ClpX codes for the protein MSEEMKGMYCSFCNKSQHDVRKLIAGPGVFVCDECVALCNDIIREEAGSISEVKADTKLPTPTEIKTALDEYVIGQDFAKKALSVAVYNHYKRLYSDPGNNEVELGKSNILLIGPTGSGKTLLAQTLAKILDVPFTIADATTLTEAGYVGEDVENIIQKLLQNCDYSVEKAQSGIVYIDEIDKISRKSENPSITRDVSGEGVQQALLKLIEGTVASIPPQGGRKHPQQEFLHVNTSNILFICGGAFSDLDKVIRQRTEKSGIGFSANVHSQKDQKIFSELMKLVEPEDLIRFGLIPEFIGRLPVIAVLDELDENALMSILTEPRNALTKQYAKLFGMENVELEFRPDALREVAKRSMARKSGARGLRSILEHVLLNTMYELPSIENLSKVVIDASVIQGKSEPLLIYAGDGEVSSKTQEKATVSEAAVPKSARKGER
- the lon gene encoding endopeptidase La gives rise to the protein MPTTKAMIYPVLPLRDVVVYPHMVIPLFVGREKSIKALDAAMEGDKQIFLVAQKEGGINDPKTQDMYQVGTLSTVLQMLKLPDGTVKVLVEGNQRADVVSFTEGTDYSTAEISFVHEVIEPEEDLSIIIRSLLTCFEEYVKINKRIPPEILNSLAGIENPARLADTIAAHVPLSLHDKQLILEARDIRSRLELVLVHFEAEIDKMRLDKRVQKRVKSQMEKSQREYYLNEKMKAIQKELGEIDESTGMTELEQLEDKINKAGMTQEAKTKAMAELTKLKMMPLMSAEATVSRNYLDWLLSVPWKKKTTVSSDLSKAEAVLEHDHFGLERVKERIIEFLAVQQRAKKVKGPILCLVGPPGVGKTSLGESIARATGREFVRISLGGIRDEAEIRGHRRTYIGSLPGKIIQKLAKVKVRNPLFMLDEVDKMAMDFRGDPASALLEVLDPEQNHAFNDHYLEVDYDLSDVMFIATSNSLNIPPALLDRMEVIRLAGYTEDEKLNIALRYLVTKQFEQAGLKPEEISITESGILEIIRHYTREAGVRNLERDIAKICRKVVKELYFKNKKGKSKKAIITGRNIEKYLGVKKFRYGSAEEQNQVGQVTGLAWTEVGGELLKIESAVMPGKGKTTITGRLGDVMQESIQAAMTVVRSRAHVLGIPDKFFQENDIHIHVPEGATPKDGPSAGVGMVTTIVSAITKIPVRADVAMTGEITLRGEVLPIGGLKEKLIAAHRGRIKKVLIPFENQPELKEIPKNITHGLEIIPVRWIDQVLEVALTYQPQPLTAAAEVPLEVVVAKSKSRKKPKRSDDTRAH